One stretch of Akkermansia massiliensis DNA includes these proteins:
- a CDS encoding glycoside hydrolase family 2 TIM barrel-domain containing protein has product MKVTTILTAAACLAGSFSLYADPAADREEAASSTGAYSVAGALRLPENTTKRDVYGMNVGWKLFKGKNAPEGVNSPDFNDSSWESVNLPNGIELLPEEASGCSNYQGPVWYRKTFTAPEKLKGRRNTLYFEGIMGKSEVWVNGEKAAEHFGGYLPVIVNLDKWLKPGQKNVIVVKADNSNDGSYPPGKPQESLDFAYFGGIYRDVYLISTGPVYITDPNEAGTVAGGGVFFRTESLDPRTRKGRVGVKVQVANDTDKEQKVRVQALMTDPKGVDPVGETAPLVIPPHSTGEVDIPLVISNVKPWSPDDPNLYTLSVEVWNAAGGNNAKNPAHLLDNRSMRVGVRTVEITEKGLVLNGSLFPEKLIGGNRHQDFARLGNAVPNNLQWQDAVKLRKAGMRVIRSAHYPQDPAFMDACDRLGLFVIVATPGWQFWGKGPFADRVYDDIRQMVRRDRNHPSVMMWEPILNETHYPADFAKKARDLVHEEYPYKGCYTACDAVAQGNQHYEVLYAHPATGDKHWSIKERKDNKPYFTREFGDNVDTWSAHNSTSRAARHWGEVPMMVQALHYLKTSFPYTTYDTLNAASAYHFGGCLWHPFDHQRGYHPDPFYGGILDAFRQPKTSYYAFMSQRPQKTRNELGSGPVVYIANECTPFSPEDVTVFSNCDSVRLSVNGGVPVEKKVASYPNGLKRVPVVFPKAWDFMENKKLARAGKEGAVKLVAEGLIGGKVVTRHEVRPSRRAEKIRLSLDREEGVELCANGSDVFAVVAEVTDSRGTVKRLNDEELVFSVEGPAELLTDSPDGTLTQPVKWGSAPALVRLGAKPGTVTVRASVKHPGSQKPVSGVLKFDTKAPGLNMLFTEDAVGKAKKGAAAPSSAEAPASEREKSLQTELEKVRHELNKLRNDKVSAQQTHFE; this is encoded by the coding sequence ATGAAAGTCACTACTATCCTGACGGCGGCGGCATGCCTGGCTGGTTCTTTCTCTCTTTATGCGGACCCGGCTGCGGACAGGGAAGAAGCTGCGTCATCCACGGGAGCCTATTCCGTAGCGGGAGCCCTCCGCCTGCCTGAAAATACGACCAAGAGGGATGTCTACGGCATGAACGTGGGCTGGAAGCTGTTCAAGGGCAAAAATGCCCCGGAAGGAGTGAACAGTCCGGACTTTAATGATTCTTCCTGGGAATCCGTGAATCTTCCCAACGGCATTGAGCTTCTTCCGGAGGAGGCCAGCGGCTGCTCCAATTACCAGGGGCCGGTGTGGTACCGGAAGACGTTCACGGCCCCGGAGAAGCTGAAAGGCAGGAGGAACACCCTGTATTTTGAAGGCATCATGGGGAAGAGCGAGGTTTGGGTGAACGGGGAGAAGGCCGCGGAGCATTTCGGGGGTTATCTTCCCGTCATCGTGAATCTGGACAAGTGGCTGAAGCCGGGCCAGAAGAACGTGATCGTCGTGAAGGCGGACAATTCCAACGATGGGTCCTATCCTCCCGGCAAGCCCCAGGAAAGCCTGGATTTCGCCTACTTCGGAGGCATTTACCGTGACGTTTACCTGATTTCCACCGGTCCCGTCTATATCACGGACCCGAACGAGGCCGGAACCGTTGCCGGCGGCGGAGTTTTCTTCCGGACGGAATCCCTTGACCCCCGTACCCGCAAAGGCAGGGTGGGAGTGAAGGTGCAGGTGGCCAACGATACGGACAAGGAACAGAAGGTGCGCGTGCAGGCGCTGATGACGGACCCCAAGGGCGTGGACCCCGTCGGAGAGACCGCCCCGCTGGTCATTCCGCCCCATTCCACGGGTGAAGTGGATATTCCCCTGGTGATCTCCAATGTAAAGCCGTGGTCGCCGGATGATCCCAACCTGTACACCCTGAGCGTGGAGGTATGGAACGCCGCCGGAGGGAACAATGCCAAGAATCCGGCCCATCTGCTGGACAACCGCTCCATGAGGGTGGGCGTCCGGACCGTGGAGATTACGGAAAAGGGGCTGGTGCTGAATGGCTCCCTGTTCCCTGAAAAGCTGATTGGCGGCAACAGGCACCAGGATTTCGCCCGGCTGGGGAATGCAGTTCCCAACAACTTGCAATGGCAGGACGCCGTGAAGCTGAGGAAGGCCGGCATGCGTGTAATCCGGAGCGCCCATTATCCGCAGGATCCGGCCTTCATGGACGCCTGCGACCGCCTGGGCCTTTTCGTCATCGTCGCTACGCCGGGCTGGCAGTTCTGGGGCAAGGGGCCTTTTGCGGACCGGGTTTATGACGACATCCGCCAGATGGTGCGCCGGGACAGGAACCATCCCTCCGTGATGATGTGGGAGCCCATTTTGAACGAGACCCATTACCCGGCGGATTTCGCCAAGAAGGCCCGCGACCTGGTGCATGAGGAATACCCGTATAAGGGCTGTTACACCGCTTGCGACGCGGTGGCCCAGGGCAATCAGCATTATGAGGTGCTGTACGCCCACCCGGCCACGGGGGACAAGCACTGGTCCATCAAGGAACGGAAGGACAACAAGCCGTATTTTACCCGTGAATTCGGGGATAACGTGGATACCTGGTCCGCCCATAACTCCACCTCCCGCGCGGCGCGCCACTGGGGTGAAGTCCCCATGATGGTGCAGGCCCTCCATTACCTCAAGACCTCGTTCCCGTACACTACGTATGATACCCTGAACGCCGCTTCGGCCTACCACTTCGGCGGTTGCCTGTGGCACCCCTTCGACCACCAGCGCGGCTATCATCCGGACCCTTTCTACGGCGGCATTCTGGATGCCTTCCGCCAGCCCAAGACCTCCTATTACGCCTTCATGTCCCAGCGGCCCCAGAAGACGCGCAATGAGCTCGGCTCCGGTCCCGTGGTGTACATAGCCAACGAATGCACGCCTTTTTCTCCGGAAGACGTGACGGTGTTTTCCAACTGTGATTCCGTTCGCCTGAGCGTCAACGGAGGCGTGCCGGTGGAAAAGAAGGTGGCTTCCTACCCCAACGGCCTCAAGCGCGTTCCCGTCGTGTTCCCGAAGGCCTGGGATTTCATGGAAAACAAGAAGCTCGCCCGCGCCGGCAAGGAAGGGGCGGTGAAGCTGGTGGCGGAAGGCCTGATTGGCGGCAAGGTGGTGACCAGGCATGAAGTGCGGCCCTCCCGGAGGGCGGAAAAAATCCGCCTGAGCCTGGACCGTGAGGAAGGCGTGGAGCTGTGCGCCAACGGTTCCGACGTGTTTGCGGTGGTGGCGGAAGTCACGGACAGCCGTGGAACGGTGAAGCGCCTGAATGATGAAGAGCTTGTCTTTTCTGTGGAAGGTCCTGCCGAATTGCTGACGGATTCACCGGACGGCACCCTGACCCAGCCCGTCAAGTGGGGCTCCGCTCCGGCGCTGGTGCGCCTGGGCGCCAAGCCCGGAACAGTGACGGTGAGGGCCTCCGTGAAGCATCCCGGCTCTCAGAAACCCGTTTCCGGCGTCTTGAAGTTTGACACGAAGGCTCCCGGGCTGAACATGCTCTTCACGGAAGATGCCGTAGGCAAGGCGAAGAAGGGGGCGGCTGCGCCGTCTTCCGCAGAGGCGCCTGCTTCCGAACGGGAAAAATCCCTCCAGACGGAGCTGGAAAAGGTGCGCCATGAGCTTAACAAGCTGCGCAACGACAAGGTGAGCGCCCAGCAAACCCACTTTGAATAA
- a CDS encoding MauE/DoxX family redox-associated membrane protein: MLREKIIRFCLLLLRLGMGGFFLFVAGRKLFHLDQLQATIDRFAIFPEAWGHPLACLGVACEIVVGLGLLFRRTCAGAALLGSALTFTFVALFVQGWVRGLSLSCNCIGVEREVTSYPFEVAWRLGLFLLMLVILWNSCRKGKTYFNVTRLDFSEM, encoded by the coding sequence ATGCTGAGAGAAAAGATCATCCGTTTCTGCCTGCTCCTGCTCCGGCTGGGGATGGGGGGCTTTTTTCTCTTTGTGGCGGGGCGCAAGCTGTTCCACCTGGACCAGCTCCAGGCGACTATTGACCGGTTCGCCATTTTCCCGGAGGCCTGGGGACATCCCCTGGCCTGCCTGGGCGTGGCGTGCGAGATCGTGGTGGGTCTGGGACTCCTCTTCCGCCGGACCTGCGCCGGCGCCGCGCTGCTGGGCAGTGCGCTGACGTTCACGTTTGTGGCTCTGTTCGTCCAGGGATGGGTCAGGGGGCTTTCCCTTTCCTGCAATTGCATCGGCGTGGAAAGGGAAGTGACCAGCTATCCCTTTGAAGTGGCGTGGAGGCTGGGCCTGTTCCTGCTGATGCTGGTCATCCTGTGGAATTCCTGCCGGAAGGGGAAGACGTATTTCAATGTGACCCGGCTGGATTTCAGCGAAATGTGA
- a CDS encoding M42 family metallopeptidase, protein MKISDDSLEFLTELLETPSPSGFEIDAQRIWADELRKYTEDVQCDTYGNTWATFHAEAENAPTLMIEAHADEIGFMIRHITKDGFLYVERVGGTDTAIARGRRVRFLGSQGEVTGVTGNTAIHLREPGEKEPKIWEIYVDVGASSDKEVAELGLRVGHVGVYCDGPMLMNESKLVCRALDNRLSGFVLSEIARKLCKLKKPLAWNVMLVNAVQEEVGCIGAGMITHRLRPDAAICIDVTHATDSPGLDKGKFGDIKLGGGPAVIHGTANHPNLVARLEIVADKNKIPLQHEAAGRRTGTDTDSIYVSRNGVASALVSLPLRYMHSPVETAALTDVENTIKLLLELIKSLKPEDTFGHKL, encoded by the coding sequence ATGAAGATCAGCGACGACAGTCTTGAATTTTTAACGGAACTTCTGGAAACTCCCAGCCCCTCCGGCTTTGAAATAGACGCCCAGCGAATCTGGGCGGACGAGCTGCGCAAGTACACGGAAGACGTCCAGTGCGACACCTACGGCAACACCTGGGCCACCTTCCACGCGGAAGCGGAAAACGCTCCCACGCTCATGATTGAAGCCCATGCGGATGAAATCGGCTTCATGATCCGCCATATCACCAAGGACGGCTTCCTTTACGTGGAGCGCGTGGGCGGCACGGATACGGCCATCGCCCGCGGACGCCGCGTGCGCTTCCTGGGCTCCCAGGGGGAAGTGACGGGCGTAACCGGAAACACGGCCATCCACCTGCGGGAACCCGGGGAAAAGGAACCTAAAATCTGGGAAATCTACGTTGACGTAGGTGCATCCTCCGACAAGGAGGTGGCGGAACTCGGGTTGCGCGTGGGCCATGTGGGCGTCTATTGCGACGGCCCCATGCTGATGAATGAAAGCAAGCTGGTATGCCGCGCCCTGGACAACCGCCTGAGCGGTTTCGTCTTGTCGGAAATAGCAAGGAAACTGTGCAAGCTGAAAAAGCCCCTCGCCTGGAACGTGATGCTCGTCAACGCCGTCCAGGAGGAAGTGGGCTGCATCGGCGCGGGAATGATCACCCACCGCCTGCGTCCGGACGCGGCCATCTGCATTGACGTGACGCATGCCACGGACTCCCCCGGACTGGACAAGGGCAAATTCGGAGACATCAAGCTGGGCGGCGGTCCCGCGGTCATCCACGGCACGGCCAACCACCCCAACCTGGTGGCGCGCCTGGAAATCGTGGCTGACAAGAACAAAATCCCGCTCCAGCACGAAGCCGCCGGACGCCGCACCGGAACGGACACGGACAGCATTTACGTTTCCCGCAACGGCGTGGCCTCCGCTCTGGTATCCCTGCCCCTGCGCTACATGCATTCCCCGGTGGAAACGGCCGCCCTTACGGACGTGGAAAACACGATCAAGCTCCTGCTGGAACTGATCAAATCCCTGAAGCCGGAAGATACCTTCGGCCACAAGCTGTAA
- a CDS encoding phosphoribosylformylglycinamidine synthase subunit PurQ has translation MPHALLLKYPGTNCDAETERALRAAGFSTQIQPIATATPEHVAKSQLVVLGGGFSYGDYVTSGRLAQLETERFLGDALHRHHAGGGLLLGICNGFQILTKLGILPDSSLIDNKKERFECVWAKLVKVAKNSPFLQGLPDEFELPSAHAEGRLVTRPGDAEKYLAAGNVALQYVDNRDGCECSIAGLQDSTGRAMGLMPHPERFLLPRHHYDKDWAGNEDWGWGYFLFKSAFDALK, from the coding sequence ATGCCTCACGCACTTTTACTGAAATACCCCGGCACCAACTGTGACGCGGAAACGGAACGCGCCCTGCGCGCGGCCGGCTTCTCCACCCAGATCCAGCCCATCGCCACGGCCACGCCGGAACACGTCGCCAAATCCCAGCTCGTCGTCCTCGGCGGCGGCTTCAGCTACGGGGACTACGTCACCAGCGGCCGCCTGGCCCAGCTGGAAACGGAACGCTTCCTGGGAGACGCCCTGCACCGGCACCATGCCGGAGGCGGCCTGCTCCTGGGCATCTGCAACGGCTTCCAGATACTCACCAAGCTGGGGATTCTGCCGGATTCCAGCCTGATTGACAACAAGAAGGAACGTTTTGAATGCGTCTGGGCCAAGCTGGTGAAGGTAGCTAAAAACTCACCCTTCCTCCAGGGCCTTCCGGATGAATTCGAGCTGCCCTCCGCCCACGCGGAAGGCCGCCTGGTCACCCGCCCCGGAGACGCGGAAAAATACCTGGCTGCCGGAAATGTGGCTCTCCAGTACGTGGACAACCGCGACGGCTGTGAATGCAGCATCGCGGGCCTCCAGGATTCCACCGGCCGCGCCATGGGCCTGATGCCCCACCCGGAACGCTTCCTGCTGCCCCGCCACCACTATGACAAGGACTGGGCCGGCAATGAAGACTGGGGCTGGGGATACTTCCTCTTCAAATCCGCCTTTGACGCCCTGAAATAA